Within the Vigna angularis cultivar LongXiaoDou No.4 chromosome 10, ASM1680809v1, whole genome shotgun sequence genome, the region AGAAATGCGAATTaggttataaaattaataacgGTGAAGGCTATTCAGTTTAAATGGAGTTGTTTGATGGAAACACTTCCAAAAGTTGATATATTACAGATCAAGAAGATATTGGgttagataaatatttttttttcctttccctTATTTCAACCATTAAAaagataatcaaaatatgtacatttcaaaaaaatatcatgataaaaatataaatataattaatgtgaaagtaaatattatattatgtgaTAGAAACATATGCTAACCATCATCACtgtaaaaaatattgttaactttttttttggaaaaacgTAATTAACTTATAcccatgttttattttattaatttgactgattttattaatttcttattttcaaatcttcaacTTGTGGAAGAAAATGGTTGGCAGCACTCAACAACGTTGGACAAGATTTTTGTGATTGAAACGTAAGCACAAACTTGTCAAACTAGAAAACTGTAGTTTATTTACGTTGTTTAACTTTCTGTTCACCAACTTGTACGATTAATAAGCGTTGTActccttttttaattattatataatataataacataaatttatatttttgttgttgcttttaataagaaaaaaaattgtgcttaaatgataAAGACATGGGAAAAAATAACAACATCTGCAAAGCATGGATATTTATTTCTTGAAGCAAGCTATTGACAACTAAACCAATGGCAGATGTCATTCCTTACAACAAcgaaaataattaatgaaaacagATATTGACAAGGAAGAGTATGCTCCAAAATTAGTTGTtcacaaataataatttattttttaaaataagattagtgtaatttatcatgattattTATTCTGCCTTGTTTATCACTTCAAGAATACAATATGAGAAATTTGTTCTTTTCTGTCATAGCACACCCAAGTAATGGAATAGAAGGTTTATTTCTcataataagaataaatattaattaccaaattttatttttagcacTAATACTgactattaaatttttaaatttatagcgaattttttttataaaggttttgataaaggaaaagaaaaactaaacaaaCCAGTCATGACGGACACAAAAATGTAAATTTCTCTGTcactaatattatattttattataatatatgttttatcaattgctttcttttattaaaatcctTCCTTTCAtgattttataaacatttttaatcaaaataaataatgtacGATTGAATTCTATACATGATAATCTACTATTGAACACGTAGTAACGTAGAAAATCATTAGTGTTATTTTATCCAATTAAATTCTATATTTCTCTACATACAAAGAATTCTCCCGTCTacatttattttccaattttatattttaaatgaaaaaaaaattaaattaaaataattattttattaattttatcttttaaatggctgtttctttaaatttaattactttttctaatttgattgctttcttttaacttaatatttttaaattaaaaatttcttacaaaataaattaaaactattcacatttatttataattataataataaaaacagtaataattttaaagaaaaataaaacgcACATGTATTTTcacttatataattaaatacgtTAATATTTGACTATTATCACGCTTAAGAAAAGTATTATCATAATTCAACAAATCAACTACATTTAAAGTAACACCTTGACAAGTTAACTAACGCAGTATGATTTAGAAGTTTTTTTATTAGAGATTTTAATTACTTAGATAATGTCATAAACATTAATAGAGGTTACTTAAAACGGTTGGTCGAACTTTTATTCAAAAcatgagaaaacaaaaaataaacaagaaatagagataagaaaagagaaaacagaaagatttacattattatattaaattatattccaacttaagatattttattattacaaattaataaaaggCATTTTTTTTCCAACTATATATATGACATAAATTTGAAGCCATGTGATTGGAACACAGCGTAGAAAATGCGTTTCTTCCGCAAATGTTCCCATGGCTGCGCCTGAAAACAAGCCACCCCAGCTAAGCCATTTGCAGAAGAATTCATAATCACAATAATACATTTTCTACCCTTTTATTTGCCATGAATCcctaatttcattattattctcATAATTAAATTTGGGGTCAACGGATCATAGCTAAGCCTCAACTGTCctttcaataaataaaacaaaattacccTAATTCCATTTTTCTTCATCACATACGTACACAATTTGAATTTCTTAATTTCAGTTCTTTTAATTAATCTTGAGAACGATCAAcgtgtaattttaattaaaatcaattaatactgcataaaaaattatctatttcatatttttcatttgattcTCTTGTTATTATTTTCCAACTCACAAGGTTAAGTATGAAGTCAACCCATTAGGTTAAAAGTCATCGCAATACTTGAAGACAAAAGAAAgtgttactatttttttaaaagaaatggcTAATAatgtgtaaatatatatatagctaCATCGACACATATATTTGACATCATTCTCTTGTCttgaagagagagaagggaACATTCAGCATAGCCTTATGGAAGCAGAAATAGCAGAGATTGGATCAAACCCTTCTGTAAAAGAACTAGCAAAGGAGGCACTAAGCAAAGTTCCAGAGAGATATGTTCTTCCAAATATTGACCCTCCAATTTTATTTAACACACACTCTCTGTCTGATCAGATCCCCGTCATTGACCTAGCTAAGTTGTTCTTGCCTCAAGAACTCAAGCCTCCTGAACTGGAGAACCTACACCTTGCATGCAAACAATGGGGTTTCTTTCAGGTTCCTATCTCAATAttattctctcttttccttcttctcttcttataATCATATTAAACCTAATATGCCATCATTATCAATGTCAATTTACTTCCTTTTAATTCAGTGTAATTACACCAAGACACTGCTCAACAGTAATATGCATGTGCTTCTGAGTTGTTTAAGAACCACAATATTATTTTCAgatacaaatttttttacatCCATTTCATTCTATTATCTGCTTGCATCTCCAAAACCTCCCAAATTTCAATATTACTTCTTTCATTAATGGACTCATCGGTCATTTCCTTGTTCGATAGTCGAGCTCGTTAATCTCTTATCaattattattcttcttcttaactgttcattaataattattattgtccagattaattattaattgttttagacTGATCAATTATTTCTTTGCTGAATGGTTATTTTCTTAGTGAATGATCGACCGTTCCATCCTTAACTAATCAAGTGATcataaagtataattaataatcaTCAGTTTTTAAAACTCGATCAAGTCTTAACCGATTTTCAAAAGCTagtaattattaatgaaaagaGTAATATAAAGATTTTGAAGGTGTAAGAGGGAGAACTGTtcgttaataatatatatgcaCGTAGAAGATTATAAAAGTTTTGATAATTGTGATGTTGTAAAACAGGTTATTAATCACGGAATTGACATGGAAGTGGTGGAAGATGTAAAGAGAGGAGCTGAAGAACTGTTCAATCTTTCAATGGAAGATAAGAAAAAGCTTTGGCAAAGAGAGGGAGATATGGAGGGATTTGGGCAAATGATTTCCAAGCCTAAAGATGAACCGTCCGATTGGGTGGATGGCTTCTACATTTTAACTCTTCCATCTTACTTAAGGAAGCCCCACCTATTTCCTAATCTACCCCTACCTTTCAGGTcctctttaatatatttttctcctttcttaATCACTAAATTTCAATTCTCTTCTTATGGAAATTAATACGAgcagattttttaatttaagactTCAATTTTCCACTCTTATATCTTAAAAATCGAAAGggaagaatattttattataataattaaactaattaaggattggatatatttttcatatccaAAATGTTATAAAAACTCGTGTTTcgtatttaaattaaattttgatatgttTGCAATGTATTAGTCCTGTActaaatagaaaagtaaaaagtattttttataattaaattaaaattaaatatgtttttcaattgtgttttattttctaaactaaattatgaaatatttagtTTCTACAACATATGAAAGTCATTATCCTCTCCAAAAGATGACACAACACATGGATTGTTATCCATGTAACAATCAGaattttatagtatattttaaGATAACATTCACATGtcatatgttaaaaaatatattttacatagattttataaagtatgaaaataaaacactttataattcaatttaaaaataaaataaaattttgtataataattttggagacaatcaaataatatttcatcATATAAAAAGTGTAATTCTTATAAAACTTATCAAGTATAAAGGACTTAAAAATACGTGATATAATAGGATCtcttaaagtaaaataatctcattaaaagatattttaagatCTTTgcaataaaagttaaaatatagaATTGAATATGATCACCTTTATTATTTTGATACTTGGTCATATAAATGtactatatataataatttgcgtaaataaaaagggaaaaaatatttgtttaccAAGCATCACTTGATAACTCATTTTTAGGAATGTTTTGCTCATTAAAAAagtcaatttttatattataaagaaaaaaatgaaagggtAAAATAATAGATGTAAAATGTATATGAAAATTTGTTAAGTGCCAAAATAATAGTATCCAAAGGAAAATCACAGTGACGCTTGATCACAATTACAATTGTGGACCATGATTTAGTGTTATTGAACTTAACATAAAATGTATGTATGAGTTGATCTCTTTGAAAATAACATTGATAAGATAAAGCTGAACATTGCAGGGAGAATTTAGAGGTGTATTGCAAGGAGATGAGAGAGCTTGCCATGAAGTTGTATGGTGTTATTGGAGAAGCACTTGATATAGGAGGAAAGGAAATGAAAGAGTCAATAGGGGAAGCAGGACAAGCAATAAGGATAAATTACTATCCTCCATGTCCCCAACCAGAAAATGTTCTTGGCCTAAAATCTCACACTGATGCTTCTGCACTCACCATCCTTCTCCAGGGCAATGAAGTTGAAGGCCTCCAACTCAAAAAAGATGGAACATGGCTTCCTGTTCATCCCCTCCCAAATGCTTTCATGGTTTTTATTGGAGATGTTTTGGAGGTAAGTCATTCAAATTTACACTACACATACCTTTTCATCCATCATTCTGCACCAAAACTAAACTATTAGCAATATACAttagtttgatttatttttacaaaagtaatttataaagtaaGGATTCCCTCCACTTACATACTATCAATTTCCCAACCTTTCCCAACCTTATTTAGTGGATGTATAAATGTTAGTTGAATCTTGAtacaatatattgaaaataCGTATTACACGTCAACTAAAGATAAGgttaattcataatataaattgaatgtAAACATCACTTTACAAACAGTTTTGTAAGATTAAGATgagtttaaaattcacttcttaacatggtatcagaataATGTGTTAGAGtctatcttaataaaatttaaggtTTATTAAACTTATTGTTTCACCTACAAACAACTCGatcaattcataatataaaacaaatacaaatctcattttacaagccgattttataaagttgagttagatttaaaatttacatcTTTAACACAAAGTATATGCATGGTAATTAAATCGTGATACacattcactagtaaaaaaaaggatTAGAAAGCGTAATATATGCTTCGGTTTAAGTGAacccgaagcgtataaaagcaCGGTGGCAGATTCGTAATAATAGCTTAagtatatgcttcggttgttCCATGACCGGTGCCTAAAGCgtgctactaactcggttctacgtaaaaccgaggcataaactgGTGTCCAAACCTGCTCCAGTTGACAACTGATGGGACTGATAAGAGCTACTAACTCAGTTGCCCAGCAACCGATGCCTAAAGGGcactactaactcggttctagGGGAAACCGAGGCATACAACTCTTGCCACCTGCGCCTGCCAGTTGCTACTACCTCGGTTTTGATGAAAACCGAGGCATTTGCTCCTACTAACTCTCAATTTCTCTGATGATATTTTTCACTTCCATCGCCCAACATCTTATTCTTCCCTCCCTCGTGCTCTCACTTCTCCCAACATCTTTCGTGCTCTCACTTCTTCTCTGCCGTGCTCTCCCACTCTTCCCTCCGTTCTCTCCCATTCTACTGTAGCCTCCGCCGCTGCCTCCGCCACTGCTGCCTCCATTGCTGCTGCCTCCGCCGCTCCAGATCGCCAAGCTGCtccagatcggcgagccctTCGTCGTTGCTGCCTCCGAAAACGAGATCCCTTCGGCTGTTCGCGAAAACCCTACCGCCGGGAGCCACCACCTCGTCGTGCGACGGCTGTGCAGCTTCCACCTCGTCTGAGTGCGTCGCCTCTGGAGGGAAGAGCAAGCGGTGGCCGTTAGGGTTTGATGTTGATGGTTGTGGATTCGCGGCGTCGTCTGAGGTTGCTGATTCGCGGCGGCCATGGAGGTTGAACAAGTTGCGATTGGGGTTTTtctgatgttgatggtggtggtgcaAGTTAGGGTTTGATGAcggcggaggaggaggagaagcggCAGAGGCAAATGCGGAGGGCGTGGCGGCTCTGCGGCGGAGAATGTCTCGGTCTGAGAAGGTGAGATTTGGTTCTCGGATTTTTGTTTGATCTGTGTTTGGATTTCTTTGGGATTTTTGCTTGATCTGTGTTTTGGGCGCGGCAGCTCTGCGGCGGGGAAGTATGGAAAGCTGGACGAACAGCAGGGCATAGGGCAGTACGTGGACAAAGCTGCCGATTATCTGCACCAGTATCAGGACAAGGCTGTTGCACCTTCTGAACCTGTAGATTCCAAACCTGAAGAGGGTGGTGGTTTGGGTGGTCTTGCAAAACtttagtgttgttgttgttcttcttctatGTAATATTGAATAAATATGATATGATATCGTGTTTGTAGAAGAAAGATCTTTTCTTAGTTCCACAAACATTGAATGGATTTGCCTGCAAGGTGCATTATCAGATTTTGTTTGTGTTCAATGCTTTCTGCTTTCAACAGTCAACTTGGTTTAATGCTTTCACtgtactgcctcggttcaggttgGTTCAATGCTTTCACTGTACTGCCTCGATTCAGGTCCCAACCGAGGCATGAGAATATGAGATACTGACTCGGTTgacaaccgaggcaaaaagaggTAGAGTTTTTATCTCGTGTGGATATGCACCGGTTACAGAACCAGTGTTTATAAGCGTAAGTAACCGAGGACATATGCCTTGAATGCACTAGTGATTGTTAAAAGTTTTATGTCGACTAGAGATAAGttcaattcataatataaaatgaaagtaaattttaCTTTACAAATGGTTCTGTAAAGTTAAATTGGATTTAAAATCAActtcttaatatgatattaaagttATGTATTATAATCTATTCTagcaaaatttaatatttgttggaCCTATTATTTCATCCGCTATCGAACCACTCgattaattcataatataaaatgaatgcaaaCCTTGTtttacaaatcaattttataaaattgagttaaacttaaaatttacatCTTAACACACAAAATGTATAAAAAGCTTATTATTTcgtattttaaattgttgtgAATTAAGACTAATAAAGATTCATAAACTTGaaaattctttataattttattgccTTTACTATGTGTATATGGTTTAACAGGTGGTGACAAACGGGATATATAAGAGCATCGAGCATCGAGCAGTGGTGAACTCAATGAAAGAAAGGTTCAGCATAGCTACATTCAGTGGTGCTGAATGGAATGGAAACATAGGTCCAGCACCTTCTCTTGTAACTCCAGAAACACCAGCATTATTCAAAACAATTGGGATAGCAGATTTCTACAAGGGCTACCTTTCGCCTGAGCATCAAGGCAAATCATTCATAAACAATGTTTTGAGGATCAATAGTGAGAACATCAAATACTAGCTAGCTTGTGGAGTTGATAATGGAAatgtgataataataattaagtaaCCCTTCGAGACAtggtaattatatatatattgacttTGGTTCAATTCAATATGTGTAGTTATTCGTCGCAAGATTTGCATTCAAGCAAGTACATTGATCAGTAGATGATGGGAAGTCTGAATTTTCCATGTCacaagaaataattatttttatatgctttcattaaaactctaatttctttttcttccttcccTCCCTAAAACTGTCTCTAGTCCTCTAAATTATTGTTTAGTGATGAGagatatattcaaatatatattgagAGTGAACAAAGTCTTAATAAAAGGAATATAagactaaataaataaaaaattggataataaagagaataaaagaaaacatacaaaaataataattgatatattaataaaatattgaaatatcaaCAAATAGATTCAATTGTAACTACGTTTcagtttaattatatatatctgaacactttttgtaaaaaaagttTGTCATGTCTTTTTTattcactaaaatatttaaattataaatattgttaGACAAAAATATAACTACCTTAAATGGTGACATACATTGTCATgtaaatacaaacaaaataaagtaataaacccataaattaaataatataaacaaagaaagttaaaacatttaaattatatttaccaAATTGAATAggttattaacataaaaaaaatataaaaaaaaggattaaatatgtttttagttcataaactataaaatgattttgtttttagtccatctttcaaattttggtatatttttatttttctccttaaaaaaattataattttttattttttaaaattaaaggcGTTAAAACTAGGCTGAGCTAACTAATGGTAATGTGTCACGTATTTTTTTGGTCTGACCCACTCAATCTTTTCTAGCTTTTCTCCCTCCTCTTCCTCTGAGTTTTTTCAGCTTCAGATTCAGGTTAACTCAACCAACGTTACACATTTGACGCCACAATCCAATTCCACGGCGCATATCAAATTAGACTGTCGGGCTAGTGTTAAGAAACAATTGGCAAAGGTGTTTGAGGTGTCTCTGAGACCTTGAGATCTGGAATATGGCTAGGAGTTTCCTGGTTTTATAATTTAGGAAAAGTTCCTCTTGTCTTTGTGTGTTAATTGGTTATTGGAGATTATCTGGTGATGAATTTTGCGTTTACTGTTTGTTTTGGAAAATTTGAATGGCTGGGAAGTTGGAATTGGGGCCTCCGAAGTCTGATGTTTCCAATTCGAAGAAACAGGCAGCGAGAAAGATACTTAAAATTGTTAGATCACAAAGGCACAATTAATTGGTCTAACTCGTTGAGCTGGCAGGGCAATTTTCAGGGAGTGTTATATTGTTGCAAGATTTGATTAAGGATGGGGCTTCTTTGTCGTTGATTGGACCTCAAGGAGTGGGCAAAACTACAATTATTAGGGAAATTGCTAGAATGCTTGACAAATGATTCCTCTTTTGCTGTTGCAGTTTTTGTACCCTTCTATGCTAGATTTGACATTGTGCACTATCTTTGgggttataatattttagtgaGGGATGCAGCTTCTCTTGATCTTGTTGACTGGCTCATGAAGAGGCTATAGTGGAGCATAATGAATGGCACAGGGACCATTTCCTTGTTGCAGGAAGGATAACGTGGGATTACAGTAGTTACCTTGGTCAAATAAGGGCTGGACCGGTGGAGAAGCCGATCGGGCGGCAGTTTCGGGGACACGTTTTCGGAGATCGCCGACTACGGCTTCGGGCGGCGGTCGTTCTCCCTAGACGCGGGGCAATTCTCGCTTGATGGTTCAAAACAATTCCAGAATTGCTATGTAAACTGTGGAATTTGCAAATCTTGAAATTAGTTCACTGTAAACATCTCCAGAAGTTGCTCAACAATTTGATAGACTTAAAATGTCTTCAAAAGCTATCTTTTAAGGATTGCCACAAATTATCAAGCTTGCCTCCTAAGATGGGGAAGTTGATTTCCCTGAGGAGTTTAACCTCGTTCTTTTTGGCAACGAAAGAGGTGAGGAGATTCTTCAAGTGCTTCAACCAGATACCCAACAACTTTTGAGTTTGACAATAATAGGATATAGAGGTGGCCGTTTCCCGAGATGGGTGTTCAGTCCTTCTCTGAAGAAGTTGTAgattgaaagatgaaaagagTTGAAAGGTTTTCAAGAGGCTCTAGAACCCATGACTGGCTTGCAAGTGCAAGGAAGGAGacggagggagagggagagggagagggagagattTACGGTgttagaaaaaagaagaaatgatgAGGACCCAACTTTTAATGCTGTTACTTTTGAAGGCccgaaaattataattttcttaaggagaaggaggagagtGTATCGAAAgaggaactaaaaacaaaatcgcttgatagtttaaagactaaaaacatatttaactcaaaaAAAACAATAGAGGTAATATTTGCAATAAAAcagttgaaaataaagaagattttATAGACttctacaaaataataataagaagagATTAAAACTCTTCACtgcaatataaatttaataccaaatattataaaaaaaaacgcTGCAAATAAATTGTCAACTCTAACCATGGAggttgggttaaatatgtttttggtcccttaactttttagggaaaattagaattagtccctcttcaaaactttggactaatttagttcccaaactttaaaaatgtgtaaatttaatccttttaaccaaattttgttaactttatttgatgtttcaaacgcatttctcagtgaacattgaagcaaaaatgtgtcaaatggtgtaaacaactcaaat harbors:
- the LOC108335004 gene encoding thebaine 6-O-demethylase-like — encoded protein: MEAEIAEIGSNPSVKELAKEALSKVPERYVLPNIDPPILFNTHSLSDQIPVIDLAKLFLPQELKPPELENLHLACKQWGFFQVINHGIDMEVVEDVKRGAEELFNLSMEDKKKLWQREGDMEGFGQMISKPKDEPSDWVDGFYILTLPSYLRKPHLFPNLPLPFRENLEVYCKEMRELAMKLYGVIGEALDIGGKEMKESIGEAGQAIRINYYPPCPQPENVLGLKSHTDASALTILLQGNEVEGLQLKKDGTWLPVHPLPNAFMVFIGDVLEVVTNGIYKSIEHRAVVNSMKERFSIATFSGAEWNGNIGPAPSLVTPETPALFKTIGIADFYKGYLSPEHQGKSFINNVLRINSENIKY